The DNA segment TGGAAATTCCACTAGCTCCCACGTCTTATTTTTTCAATAGCATCAATCTCGTACTTCATTGCCAACTCCCATTCTTTATCTTTCGCTGCTTGTTTGTAATCTGTAGGTTCTTCAATTCCCAGCAACAATAGATCATCTTCGAGTTTAATTTCCTGTGTTTCATTATAAATCTCATCAAGTAAATGAAATTTAATGGGTTCATTGCTGTCACCTGATGATGTACTGATTTCATCAGTATTTGAGCTTAATGGACTGATACTTGATAGACTGTTACTCATTGTTGCACCACTTTCACCATTTCCCTCGATTTCGTTACTAGAGATGCTGGCACCATTCCCTACTGTTCCATTACCAGAGAAGCTTGAGCCTTCACTGAATTCTTCGATAACCCCTGTAACATTTTCAACAGCCACCGAAAAGGTTCCACCCAGTTGTTCACCTTCTTTTCCTTTATTTTCCCACTGCCAAACTCTATTTTCTTCGAACACAACATCACGTCTCACTAGTATTTTTCCACTAATTGGATCATACAATCGTGAAACCTTAGTCTCGGGTTCTCTACCAAGGTAAATAACCATTTTACTTCGGTCCTCTAATTTCGTTGTATGCCCACTTTGTACTTTCATATGAGCGACACACCCAAAAACTCGAATGTATGACACATCAGGCTTCTCTCCTGTCCATACTTCGCGAAGAGTTTTCCTTGTCAGAGCTCTTGTAGGTAATCTGTTCAACATATATATCGTGTGCCTTACAGCTTCCCCCCACAACGTTAAAGGCAGTCTCATCTCCTTCAAAAAACTGTGTGTTATAGCTACAATGGTACGATTTCGGCGCTCTACAACCCCGTTTTGTTGGGGTGTGTAGGGTGCAGTAAAATATCGTATAATGCACATGTCCTCACAAAATTATTTGAATTGGTTAGAGCAAAACTCCGCTCCTCTATCGGTTCTTAGCACCTTGATCttgttttccttttctttcttaaTCATCACTCTAAATTTTTTGAACGCTTCTAAGACTTTGTCTTTGCTTCTTAGCATATAGGTCCACATCATTCTACTAAAATCATCAACAAGAAGTAGAAAATATTTGTTAACTCCCAATGTGGCTGGAGTAATTGGTTCACAAATATCTCCATGGATCAATTCCAATGGTTTCTTTTCATGAAAAGTTTGCCTTGCTCGGAAACAATCCCCTTGCCTGCTTCGACATCAAACAGCTGGTACACATCTCCTTTGGATTCAACAATTTAGGTATCCCATATGCCATGTTATTTTTAGACATTAGTTTGATTGCCTGAAAATTTACATGGCCAAGACGTAAGTGCCATAACCACTCTGGATCTTTCAATTTTGACAGCATGCAACTACCTTTGTTTGATTCCATTATGATCTTGTAAAGCTGATTTGCAGATCTTCTAACCTTCATGAGCAGCCTTTCCTTTTCATATGAACCAACGAACCATCCCCAATTTTCACTTGACCTGTGATACTTTCATCCAATTCCTTGAATTTCGATCGTAACCCAGTCATATGGTTAGTAGCTCCGTTATCCAAATACAACAAGTTGGATTTAGTTTGCATCTCAAAATCTTTGCTTAACTTTGGTCGAACATCTTTCTCATTCAACAAGAGTGTTCGTTCTTCCACTTTTTCTTGTTTCACCATAAGCAAAGCAGGTTCATTATCATGGATTTCTGATAAGTTCACCTCTTGATTTGTCTCCCTACCTCGTTGTGGTTTACGACAAGTTGCAGCAAAATGTCCATAGTTGTGATAATTAAAACATTTTACCTTACTTGTTTCTCTCACACCATGTAATCCCTGAGACCCTCCTCGAAATTTCTGGTTTTGTGAACTATCAGTTCCTCCTGTACTTGTTCTCTTTAACCATTCCTCCTTGGTTAACAATAGTTGCCCTCCATTTGTTTCTCGCTTTGTCCACTCATCCTCAGTCAAGAGTAATTGATTTCCAAGTTTCTCTGTTTGGCCACGAGTTTTTTCCTCATGCGCCTTTAATGATCCCACGGCCTCCTCTATTGACATCTCATTCAACTTTCCAAATTGCTCCATTGCAGAGGTTATTTGCAGAAACCTATAAGGTACAGCCCTCAACAGCTTCTTCACCACACAACCTTTTTCAACAATTTCACCCAACGCTCGTATATTGGTTACCAGGTCGTTTAACATCATACAGAACTCGCCGATAGTTTATGTCTCCTTCATGCTAAGCACCTCAAACTCTGACTTGAAGGTCTGCACCTTGGCCTGTCTTACGCGATCGGAACCTAGGCACATCATTTTGATGGCATCCCATATTTCTTTTGTAGTATTCTTAACAGCCACTGACAATAAGATGTCCTCCGGAATGGATTGATAGATGGCTGCCAAAGCCAACCTATCTTTCTTTTCCTCGGCTGCAACCTTTGGATCTGCAAGCTCCACTGCCTTCCAGGTGTCGCGTGCTTGCATATTAACCTTCATTTTCGTCAAGGTTAGTTCAGATTTTTCGTCGCGTCGAGTTTGGCCGAAAATCGAACGTGATGTTCAATTTTTTTATCGAAAATTACGATCGATTGATCGTTTAGTGATGTTATGAATTAAAACGAgtttttttaatttagaacgaaACCCAACTGAAAAATCATAGAATTCGAGTTATTTTCGTCCCAATTGGGGCCTCGCCGGACTATCGACCTTCGTCAGAATCTGTTGTTTTACCTGCGGGTCTTGTGTTCTCGGAGACTCGGAGTTGACAACGTTTCGATCCATAAGACACAAACACATTTTCCAAAAAACTGGTTATGGATTATGATCTATTAAAAATTCTAGAAATTCTTTTTTAAATCtaatattttattcaattaatttttttaataattaaactgaattatttttaaattccaaaaattgtttgctttattaatttgattaaataatttctaatttattctagttaattatttattaatctaaatgggttgattgaatttttaaataatttgttttattaataaataggtaaatgaattatttataattaaatcaaataatattttgaaaaatattttgactttttaaaaatatataaaggtattaaataatcaattaatattattattatttgaattattcttatgttattcataataaatagactgTTTGTCTGTTTAGTACAAAACGAACGCATCTAGACTCTGAAAAATATTCGgcttccattaaaaatactttcgagacctaaatccTTTTGTGTCGAATGGTCGCTTATTTTGTAAACATCTCTATGTGGCGTATTTACCAAAAGTCGTATCTTGGcttgatttcagttttaaacataccaaaCTGAATCGATTGAAAAATTGAATTACATGTTGCTtgaattatgtgtttatgtgttatttGAATTATGTGCCTACATGATTTGAGATTCTTAAgcttaaatattttaattatgtgtggACTATCGTATGGATAGAAGATAGAATGTTAGAAAAGGAGTTTGTCGAGTAATTATGGTGTAAATGATTAATGATGTATCTtataattatagatgcggatctttCTAGACTATCATGACCAAACGTTGAAGTCAAAAGAAAATATTTGAATGGTAATGCATGTTGGGTTTGTAGCAACGACATGAGTGGCAGATAAAGAGACTTGAGGGAATAAAATATGATGTTGTCATCAGATGTCAGAATGAGATTGTTGTGTTAAATGCGAGTGCACATAATTTTTAAGGACCAAAGGCAAGTGTTTTACCCTTGTTATAATATCATAATAGTAAAATATTTTGCATGTTAATATGTTAGCTTTCTATATGGCTTAATCTATTACTGAGTAACTTTGTACTTTCAACATGAGAATTAATTCaatttattttagaaaaaaattctTAAGATAATAAATTTGAACAACATGATGTATCTTCTTCAAAAATACAAGTTTTCAATATTAAAAAGTGGTGAAACATTTACCACAAGCCACCAACTTTAACATAAACAGGTGAAAAAAAGGCTAGTTCAGATGTTTTTTTACTAATCATCAGAAGTGGACTGGCGACTTCTCTTGATATACTTTTTGGCCCAGACTTGCTTCCCATAAATGGAGTACTTGGTCTTTATTTAGGGAGGAGCAATGTGTGGAATGATGGAAGAAGAACGGCAAACCATTCTAGCGTACAATGGTTGTTCATCACTCGACACATCTTGCATGTAGATGACTTCAATGAAATCGCCAAAAATCCTGAACACAGAGGAAAGGCATGTAAACATATATTTACTTACTCACCACATAAACAAATTTACAACACTATATATAGTATAGTTATGGATTTGCATACATCTGGATGAATATTacatattaaattaattttataccTTGTGAAGAATTCTCGAATTTCCGATTCAGGGAGGTAGTAGCCTTTGGAGAATATTAAAAAGATTGTTCGATCTTCTGGTGCAACATGAGGTTCATCCTCGCAACCATCCACCACCTGCATTCCTCCAAAAATTTCACTTAAATCAGCATCGGGATTTTCCAATACATTCCGGACGTGACCCATATAATTGTTGAAATATTAATTTAATCTAAATATGATTAATTCTGTTTTAATAATAAATCAGCTGTGTATACGTGGTTGTATGCGGTTAGAATAGGTCTTAGTAGTTGAGTCTATCTAGGAGAGTAATGGAGATAAATCAGGTATTTAGTTCCTGGTTTATAGTTGTTAGTTTCTCTTGTTTTAAACATTCAACATGTATTCATTTTAGTCATCTCTTCAATTATTATCCATTCAGAAATATTAGTCAAGCACGTTTGCTTATTGTGAGTCTATATTACTATATCTACACTTatatctggtatcagagcttgatACATACAATCTGTCTGTACACTCATGGAAACTAACAAGGGAAAGGAGGGCTCATTTGGTTTAAGTTTTCCAATGCTCAACAAAACGAACTACACAGCATGGTCACTAAAAATGAAGGTTTTCATGCAAGCCCACGGTGTGTGGGATGCTATAGAACCTAAAGAAACTACAGCAGCTATCGAGGATAAGGTAGATAAATGTGCAATGGCCATAATCTACCAGGGAATTGCTGAGGACCTTTTGTTGTCAATTCCAGACAAGAAAACCTCAAAGGAGGCGTGGGATGCCATCAAGACAGTACATCTGGGTGCAGATAAAGTAAAAAAACGAAGGTTCAGACTCTTAAATCAGAGTTTAAAGCCCTCACTATGAAGGACACTGAGCAACTTGACGATTTCTGCATGAGGCTGAACGGCTTAGTAGCCAATATACGTACGTTGGGAGAGGAGATTGAAGAAGAATACGTGGTCAAGAAAATTCTGCGAGCTGTACCCACCAGATTCTTACAGATAGCTTCAGCTATTGAGCAGTTCGGGAACCTGGAGCAAATGTCTGTTGAGGAGACAGTGGGCTCTCTTAAGGCCCATGAAGAAAGAGTACGTGGGAAAAATGAGAGCAGTGATCAACAGCTACTTCTCACCGAAGAAGAATGGGTGAAAAGGGAGAATAAGGAAGGCCAACTATTACTCACTCGGGATGAGTGGGTGAAGCGAGCGAACAGAGGTAGCTCATAGGGAAGAGATGTAACAAAGGGAAGAGACTTCTCTAGAGGTGGTCGTGACAGAAACAACATACGTTGTTTTAATTGCAGTGCTTACGGACACTATGCTGCGGAGTGTCGTAAACCCAGGAGAGAAAAGGAGCAAACACATGAGGCAAATTTGGCCTATGTAAATGATGATGAACCCACTCTTTTGCTGGCAGAATGTCATGGTGTCAAGGATGAGATGTTTTTGCTCCATAAAGGAGGAGTAAGTCCTAAATTGAACAAAGCTGGATTCGAAGGACAAAGGGACACAAGTGTGTGGTATCTCGATTATGGGGCTAGTAACCACATGACCGGTTACCGTCACAAGTTCACTAAACTGGATGAAGGAGTGAGAGGTAGAGTCAAGTTTGGAGATGGATCCACAGTTGAAATACATGGGAAAGGATCAATCAATCTTACAACTCAGGATGGCAAGGAATGTACTCTCAAAGAGGTATACTTTATTCCAAGTCTAtgcaataatataattttattggGCCAATTGTCTGAAGGTGGTAGTAAAGTGATTATTAAGGGAGAATTTTCGTGGATTTATAATGAGAAAAATACCATGATAATGAAAGTAAAGCGTGCATCAAATAGATTATACAAGGTTTTAACAAAGGATACTAGTGGAATGTGTTTGTTCACAAAAGCAGATGATTTGACCTTGCTTTGGCATGCACAGCTTGGTCATGTGAATTTTAACTCTATGAATCTGATGTCCAAGAATCGAATGGTACATGGTTTGCCCACTTTTACACACCCAAAGGAAGTGTGTAAGGGATACTTGATGTCTAAACAGGCGAGATGCCCGTTTCCCATACAGTCTGTCTTTAGTGCCAAGGAACGGCTGGAACTCATCCATGGAGACATCTGTGGCCCTATCTCTCCACCAACACCAGCTGGTAACAAGTATTTTCTATTGTTTGTTGATGATTTTAGTCGTGCAATGTGGGTTTATATGCTCAGGACAAAGGCTGAAGCACTGACATATTTTAAGACATTTAAAGTATTAGTGGAAAAGGAATCAAACCAGACTATTAAAGTTCTTCGCACTGATAGAGGAGGAGAATTCTGCTCGAAGGCCTTTGCAAGTTTTTGTAACGATATGGGTATTGCTCGCCACTTTACAGCTCCATACACTCCACAACATAACGGAGTTGTGGAGCGACGCAACAGAACTGTGGTTGCCATGGGGAGGAGTCTATTgaaagaaagaaatatgcataTGTATATGTGAGGAGAAGCAATAAGGCACACCGTTTATTTGTTAAACCGAGTGCCAACTCGAGCAGTTGAAGGTGCAACGCCTTATGAGTCATAGTCAAAGAAAAAGCCACAGGTGGAATATCTCATGGTCTTCGGCTGCATTGCTTATATGAAAGTACCAAGTGTACATACAACTAAATTGGATGACAGAAGTGTTCGTGTTGTTCATCTTGGACGAGAAGCAGGTACAAAGGCTTACCATTTGTTCAATCCCGACACTAGGCGTGTGCACATTAGCCGGGACATCGTGTTCGATGAAGCAAAGGGATGGAATTGGAACAATGCAACTAAAGATGATACACAGGTGTCGACATCATTCACTGTGGCAGGGGTATTCGGTGAAGAAACTCAGAACGAAGAAATATCGAGTGATCAAGGCACTCCTCGAGTGGAAAATATGGGAGATGAAAACTGGTCAAACAATCATTCTTCTGAATCAGGTGAAGCAGAGTCACCTCAGTCACATACCGAGTCACCTCAATCACATACCTCACAGACTCCTCAGTCTCGTTACAGCACCACAGAAACTCTAAATAAAGATACCTATGATGGTAGTGAGTCACCTCATCGTTACAGGCTACTTCAGGACATATACAACGAAACTGAGCAGCAGGAACTGGACGATGACTTAGCTGACGAGTTATTGTTAGCTGGGATTGATGAACCAGTACATTTCGCAGAAGCAGTAAAAGAAAGTTGCTGGAGACATGCCATGGACTGTGAAATTGAAGCTATAGAGAGAAATAGAACCGGGGAATTGACAAACTTGCCACCTGGTCACAATTCGATTGCTTTGAAGTGGGTTTACAAAGTAAAAAGGACACCGATGGGAAGATTTTGAAGCATAAGGCAAGACTCGTCGCCAAGGGATATGTACAGAAATGTGGTATTGATTTCGAACAAGCTTTTGCCCCAGTAACAAGGATGGAAACAGTATGACTACTTCTAGCATTGGCAGCCCAAAATTCTTGGGAAGTTCATCATTTAGATGTTAAATCAACGTTCTTAAATGGTCAACAATATGAGGAGGTATATGTCCAGCAACCAGAAGGTTATGAGAAGCAAGGGGAAGAGCAAAAGGTCTTTAGGTTGTTTAAAGCACTGTACGGGCTTCGACAAGCTCCTCGAGCTTGGTACAATCAACTGAATAAGTGTCTGGAAAAACTTGGGTTTATCAAATGCCCGTTGGAACATGCTGTGTATACTAAAAAGGAGGATGATGAAACTTTGATTA comes from the Apium graveolens cultivar Ventura unplaced genomic scaffold, ASM990537v1 ctg3747, whole genome shotgun sequence genome and includes:
- the LOC141701340 gene encoding uncharacterized protein LOC141701340, giving the protein MLNDLVTNIRALGEIVEKGCVVKKLLRAVPYRFLQITSAMEQFGKLNEMSIEEAVGSLKAHEEKTRGQTEKLGNQLLLTEDEWTKRETNGGQLLLTKEEWLKRTSTGGTDSSQNQKFRGGSQGLHGVRETSKVKCFNYHNYGHFAATCRKPQRGRETNQEVNLSEIHDNEPALLMVKQEKVEERTLLLNEKDVRPKLSKDFEMQTKSNLLYLDNGATNHMTGLRSKFKELDESITGQVKIGDGSLVHMKRKGCS